A window of Microcystis aeruginosa FD4 contains these coding sequences:
- a CDS encoding glucosaminidase domain-containing protein produces MALLDDLVQQYAKTDLATIFQEVDNTSQRSVNLTDIPPDHFSHLKEVSLAQWLLESARATSKLAEEQKNFAGLKWRKEMTPFATPKSIKVPSESEAMDFCLFTDIDKFLRGYWKFLTRETYKGLEENTQTPENFIGFIQSKGFAADISYISKVLKLVPEARTLLAKTNGIVIPPPPDTLQVTSFPKEVEVGQSFQIEGTAAAADKGKKLTVLVDNKFPLDDIEIEEGGKWKAEFVFLQAGDRIVKIAIDNQSVEIEIKASLPEETGAITLNLTGSVGLGGINRTADKIAVKQRLHSLGYTFVGDPNSAALNTGFILAIKLFQSIIAGEEKLIGDGRIDVGNTTQKWLEAANAPRWQTMPDSNPSISLINHEKNQTNDDHDFGTSWLADAILEIAADYHNTFRVSNPSKAAFSINDVSKPTGGDTPQHAGHETGLMCDVRLPRTDGQHGGITWESGNFDRTAARALIKAMRRQKLVSQVFFNDTTLMGETFLGQKLCNFATGHDNHIHFAIRPPVRA; encoded by the coding sequence ATGGCCTTACTGGATGACTTAGTTCAACAATATGCTAAAACTGACTTAGCTACTATTTTTCAAGAAGTTGACAACACTTCTCAAAGATCGGTTAATCTCACAGACATTCCTCCCGATCATTTTAGTCATTTAAAAGAAGTTTCTCTCGCTCAATGGCTATTAGAGTCCGCCAGAGCCACCAGTAAACTAGCCGAGGAACAGAAAAACTTCGCTGGTTTAAAATGGCGCAAGGAAATGACTCCCTTTGCTACTCCTAAATCGATTAAAGTACCTTCTGAATCGGAAGCGATGGACTTCTGCTTATTCACGGATATTGACAAATTTCTGCGAGGTTATTGGAAATTTTTAACCCGTGAAACCTATAAAGGATTAGAAGAAAATACTCAAACTCCTGAAAACTTTATCGGTTTTATTCAAAGTAAAGGCTTTGCTGCCGATATAAGTTATATTAGCAAAGTGTTAAAACTTGTTCCCGAAGCGAGGACTTTACTAGCAAAAACCAACGGAATTGTTATTCCACCACCCCCCGATACCTTACAAGTAACCAGTTTTCCCAAGGAAGTGGAAGTGGGACAAAGTTTTCAGATTGAAGGAACCGCCGCTGCTGCCGACAAAGGCAAAAAATTGACCGTTTTAGTTGATAATAAATTCCCTCTAGATGATATTGAAATAGAAGAAGGAGGGAAATGGAAAGCCGAATTTGTCTTTTTACAAGCAGGCGATCGCATTGTTAAAATAGCCATTGATAATCAAAGTGTAGAAATCGAAATCAAGGCTTCTCTACCCGAGGAAACAGGTGCAATTACCCTGAATTTAACGGGAAGTGTTGGATTAGGAGGAATCAACCGAACAGCCGATAAGATTGCGGTTAAACAGCGATTACATTCCCTCGGCTATACTTTTGTCGGTGATCCTAATAGTGCAGCTTTGAATACAGGTTTTATTCTTGCCATCAAACTCTTTCAATCAATTATTGCAGGGGAAGAAAAATTAATAGGAGATGGAAGAATAGATGTGGGAAATACCACTCAGAAATGGTTAGAAGCCGCTAATGCACCTCGTTGGCAAACCATGCCCGATAGTAATCCTTCTATTAGCTTAATTAATCATGAGAAAAATCAAACCAATGATGATCATGATTTTGGAACAAGTTGGTTAGCAGATGCCATCTTAGAAATTGCTGCTGACTATCATAATACATTCCGAGTTTCTAATCCCAGTAAGGCCGCTTTTTCTATTAATGATGTTAGTAAACCCACAGGGGGAGACACCCCGCAACACGCAGGCCATGAGACGGGTTTAATGTGTGATGTAAGGCTTCCGCGCACGGATGGACAACATGGCGGAATCACTTGGGAAAGTGGCAATTTTGATCGAACCGCAGCCCGCGCTCTGATTAAAGCCATGAGACGGCAAAAACTGGTTAGTCAAGTGTTTTTTAATGACACAACCCTGATGGGTGAAACTTTTTTGGGACAAAAACTATGCAATTTTGCCACTGGTCATGATAACCACATTCACTTTGCCATTCGCCCTCCTGTGAGAGCTTAG
- a CDS encoding N-acetylmuramoyl-L-alanine amidase — translation MGIVPTTWMPNCSMKRIIIHWTAGGHKASSNDKSHYHILIEDDGNLVRGTHSIKDNVSTADNVYAAHTALFGTGSIGVSVCCMSGAVEKPFNAGKFPMTKNQWETMAQVVAELCDFYDIEVTAKTVLGHGEVEREFPNKPQRGKWDPMVLPWDTSLSKIQVGEQFRTLVKTKLTGVSGLVETPASITAVVQGKAFREAQIFNEKSIVKIRPLLDTFNWQIVAASDQEVMELKFVDGEDAKSLGFLLIEHSNKPMDIPDGTSENEILKKIEQFGFVKIVDLAQALNLSVTWDGTTRTVTIE, via the coding sequence ATGGGAATTGTACCGACAACATGGATGCCTAACTGTTCGATGAAAAGAATCATTATTCACTGGACAGCAGGGGGACATAAAGCATCTAGCAACGATAAATCTCATTATCATATTTTAATCGAGGATGATGGTAACTTAGTGCGAGGAACTCACTCAATTAAAGATAATGTTTCCACCGCAGATAATGTTTATGCGGCTCATACGGCACTGTTTGGTACGGGTTCAATCGGAGTTAGCGTCTGTTGTATGAGTGGTGCTGTGGAAAAACCCTTCAATGCGGGTAAGTTTCCGATGACTAAAAATCAATGGGAAACCATGGCGCAGGTAGTAGCAGAACTGTGTGATTTTTATGATATTGAAGTAACAGCTAAAACCGTTTTAGGTCATGGAGAAGTGGAACGGGAGTTTCCTAATAAACCCCAACGCGGAAAATGGGATCCGATGGTTTTACCTTGGGATACATCCTTAAGTAAAATACAGGTAGGAGAGCAATTTAGAACGCTAGTCAAAACCAAATTAACGGGCGTTTCTGGTTTAGTGGAAACTCCAGCTAGTATCACAGCAGTTGTTCAAGGAAAAGCCTTCCGAGAAGCGCAGATATTTAATGAAAAAAGTATCGTCAAGATTCGTCCTTTGCTAGATACTTTTAATTGGCAAATTGTTGCTGCTAGTGATCAAGAAGTGATGGAATTAAAATTTGTCGATGGAGAAGACGCAAAATCTTTAGGATTTTTGTTGATTGAACATAGCAATAAACCTATGGATATTCCCGATGGAACTAGCGAAAATGAAATCCTCAAGAAAATTGAACAATTCGGCTTTGTGAAAATAGTAGATTTGGCGCAAGCTCTCAATCTTTCTGTAACTTGGGATGGCACAACTCGGACAGTAACAATTGAGTAA
- a CDS encoding LysM peptidoglycan-binding domain-containing protein: protein MQTYTIKSGDTLRGIALKFYGDASKFVVVQEANDIANPNQISVGQVLEIPDLADDNDNNPLEDFHQAFPNSVRWRLVEDGVEIEGSGIERTSGQPVTVTKIWNNFSDEINQWSKHFNVPAVIIITTIATESNGKADAIRKEPGYVSDSITPHLISVGLMQTLISTARGTLHNSTIDRDDLKNASISIQAGTSFIADQRLKTLLDPPKVACAYNAGSLFENKNSNNRWRMRQFPIGTSAHCDRFMKFFNDAVFVLKGTTTPVSVGYQQFYLA, encoded by the coding sequence ATGCAAACGTACACGATTAAATCTGGAGATACCCTCAGAGGAATTGCTTTAAAATTTTATGGTGATGCTTCAAAATTTGTGGTAGTTCAAGAAGCCAACGATATTGCCAATCCCAATCAAATTTCCGTGGGACAAGTTTTAGAAATTCCCGATCTTGCCGATGACAATGACAATAATCCCCTAGAAGATTTTCATCAGGCTTTTCCTAATAGTGTACGCTGGCGATTGGTAGAAGATGGAGTAGAAATTGAGGGTAGCGGCATTGAGAGAACCAGTGGTCAACCAGTAACCGTCACCAAAATTTGGAATAATTTTTCTGATGAAATTAATCAATGGTCAAAACACTTTAATGTTCCGGCAGTAATTATTATTACCACCATCGCCACCGAATCGAACGGAAAAGCAGACGCTATCCGCAAAGAACCGGGTTATGTATCTGATTCTATCACCCCTCATTTGATCAGTGTTGGCTTAATGCAGACATTAATTTCTACGGCCAGAGGTACATTACATAATTCAACCATCGATCGAGATGACTTGAAAAATGCCAGTATTTCTATTCAAGCAGGAACGTCATTTATTGCTGATCAACGCTTGAAAACTTTGTTAGATCCGCCCAAAGTTGCCTGTGCTTATAATGCTGGTTCTCTATTTGAAAACAAAAATTCCAATAATCGTTGGCGAATGCGTCAATTTCCCATTGGTACTTCCGCACACTGCGATCGCTTTATGAAGTTCTTTAACGATGCAGTCTTTGTTTTGAAAGGAACCACCACACCTGTTAGCGTCGGCTATCAACAATTTTATCTAGCTTGA
- a CDS encoding 3D domain-containing protein has protein sequence MNQYLRHLLLIIAGIYLILMSSFVSPAFAQVSYTPPAQKDKFVPVLIALTESQIIFDFPEPTEGVKDKKLTLFSTFYFVHQAQASSATDAIALKNSSGTSLGVKLSKKDWCTAALEGTVQVKTDSNTLKTFNFATTGTTAQTNCKPFFPSLKDSIVQAMNRSLFALAKGLFGDGSGGFILVPYRTIAVDKTVIPLGTVIYIPDARGKEVILPSGKKVKHDGYFFAADVGSAIKGNKIDTFLGITDKNPFSHVKSDSSKTFTAFVITDTQIKSALNTLHKS, from the coding sequence ATGAATCAATATTTGCGACACTTACTATTAATTATCGCAGGAATTTATCTAATTCTTATGAGCAGCTTTGTCTCTCCTGCATTCGCACAAGTTAGCTATACTCCCCCCGCTCAAAAGGATAAATTTGTTCCTGTCCTAATTGCCCTAACTGAATCTCAAATTATCTTTGATTTTCCTGAACCGACAGAAGGCGTTAAAGATAAAAAATTGACCCTATTTTCTACTTTCTACTTTGTTCATCAAGCTCAAGCGAGTAGTGCGACCGATGCCATTGCCTTAAAAAATTCCAGTGGTACTTCTTTAGGCGTTAAACTGTCTAAAAAAGACTGGTGTACGGCCGCTTTAGAAGGAACTGTACAAGTTAAAACCGATAGCAATACCCTAAAAACCTTTAACTTTGCTACCACAGGAACAACCGCTCAAACTAATTGTAAACCCTTTTTCCCGAGCTTAAAAGATTCCATTGTCCAAGCCATGAATCGCTCTTTATTTGCCTTAGCTAAGGGACTCTTTGGGGATGGTTCAGGGGGATTTATCTTAGTTCCTTATCGTACTATTGCCGTTGATAAAACCGTGATTCCTTTAGGAACAGTTATTTATATTCCTGATGCAAGAGGAAAAGAAGTCATTTTGCCTTCGGGTAAAAAGGTGAAGCATGATGGGTATTTCTTTGCAGCGGATGTGGGAAGTGCAATTAAAGGAAATAAGATTGATACTTTTTTGGGAATTACGGATAAAAATCCCTTCTCCCATGTTAAGAGTGATTCTAGCAAAACCTTCACTGCTTTTGTGATTACTGATACCCAGATTAAAAGTGCTTTAAATACACTGCACAAATCCTAA
- a CDS encoding DUF2272 domain-containing protein, producing MANKTLKALTNTVIKSFPQDSISLSDSQKITLPEDATLEILQYRSAPNNHWEIQLVTPQNGLVTWFAFISHVEIFSDPNFKKTLVDIATEEWEFFEKGTKKERENGFWQRIVKYWKEGLNRTDIDDPTDVGNVPWSAAFISWIMTKAGAADKFKRDASHSVYIRDSVKKRKDQVINAPFVAFKIDEVTPEIGDLVCAPRQSGVTYDTTDNYISHCDLVVAKRTNEIDIIGGNVSDSVTQKTLKLDTNGKVKDTTRPWFVVIKNLL from the coding sequence ATGGCTAATAAAACTCTCAAAGCATTAACCAACACTGTTATTAAGTCTTTCCCTCAAGATAGCATTAGCTTAAGTGATTCCCAGAAAATTACTTTACCTGAAGATGCTACTTTAGAAATATTGCAATATCGTTCTGCACCTAATAATCATTGGGAAATTCAATTAGTCACTCCCCAAAATGGTCTTGTCACTTGGTTTGCTTTTATCTCCCATGTCGAAATATTTTCTGATCCTAACTTCAAGAAAACTTTAGTAGATATAGCTACTGAAGAATGGGAATTTTTTGAAAAAGGAACTAAAAAAGAACGAGAAAATGGCTTTTGGCAGCGAATTGTCAAATACTGGAAAGAAGGTTTAAATCGTACCGATATTGATGATCCTACTGATGTAGGTAATGTACCTTGGTCAGCGGCCTTTATTTCTTGGATCATGACAAAAGCAGGTGCGGCCGATAAATTTAAGCGAGATGCGAGTCATTCAGTTTATATTCGAGATAGTGTTAAAAAACGCAAAGATCAAGTCATTAATGCTCCTTTTGTGGCTTTTAAAATTGATGAAGTAACTCCAGAAATTGGTGATTTAGTTTGCGCTCCTCGTCAATCAGGAGTTACTTATGATACCACTGACAATTATATTTCTCATTGTGATTTGGTAGTAGCAAAAAGAACGAATGAAATTGATATTATTGGAGGAAATGTCAGCGATTCAGTTACCCAAAAGACCCTAAAACTTGATACCAATGGTAAAGTAAAGGACACTACTCGACCTTGGTTTGTTGTCATTAAGAATTTGCTTTAA